A single region of the Tubulanus polymorphus unplaced genomic scaffold, tnTubPoly1.2 scaffold_43, whole genome shotgun sequence genome encodes:
- the LOC141914563 gene encoding E3 ubiquitin-protein ligase RNF19A-like, with the protein MFTAWYRYRCVAAVVAAYRRLTPGGVRSEFEQNEGSGLSGPYAPDSHSIETTSHRVANPSIGPSIGEMSMAMTGSLSASGSHIDRVGIIRDESDR; encoded by the exons ATGTTTACGGCGTGGTACCGATATCGCTGTGTCGCAGCGGTGGTTGCGGCGTATCGACGACTGACTCCGGGCGGAGTTCGATCTGAGTTCGAACAGAACGAAGGAAGTGGCCTATCGGGGCCTTACGCCC CTGATTCTCACAGTATAGAAACGACCAGTCACCGGGTAGCGAACCCCAGTATCGGACCTAGTATCGGTGAGATGTCTATGGCTATGACTGGCAGTCTTAGCGCTAGCGGAAGCCACATCGACCGAGTCGGGATAATCCGCGATGAGAGCGATCGCTAA